In one Pseudomonas sp. SCA2728.1_7 genomic region, the following are encoded:
- a CDS encoding putative quinol monooxygenase, with protein sequence MSNEVINTVEVQAAAGRSDELGRQLQKIVETLRETPGCDSYLVDRCPENSHRWTVSARWQSEAAMQAHFNRPEAQGFIDLIDSRLANSVDFNSFPIV encoded by the coding sequence ATGTCCAACGAAGTGATCAATACGGTCGAGGTGCAGGCTGCGGCCGGCCGCTCGGATGAACTGGGCAGGCAACTGCAGAAGATCGTCGAAACCCTGCGCGAAACGCCGGGCTGCGATTCCTACCTGGTCGACCGCTGCCCCGAGAACAGCCACCGCTGGACGGTCAGTGCCCGCTGGCAGTCGGAAGCGGCGATGCAGGCGCATTTCAACCGGCCCGAAGCGCAGGGGTTTATTGACCTGATCGATAGTCGGTTGGCCAATAGCGTTGATTTCAATAGTTTCCCTATCGTCTGA
- a CDS encoding LemA family protein codes for MDIALILSAVIAVIIILVGLGIYNDIIGGHNAVQRAWSDVLVYERQKTKVLDQLQKVLADFMVFEASLLEKITGLRSAVHALPAGADGHALTKVETASRELMGGLRIAFEAYPDLKASEAANNMMREIAEQQENVGAAITIYNRNVELFNNTVEMFPGSVVNGLFNKKTRVTPFTDTEASQSFSYTPNI; via the coding sequence ATGGACATTGCACTCATCCTCTCCGCTGTGATCGCCGTCATCATCATCTTAGTGGGCTTGGGCATCTACAACGACATCATCGGGGGACACAACGCAGTACAACGTGCCTGGTCGGACGTCCTCGTTTACGAACGCCAGAAGACCAAGGTGCTCGATCAGCTTCAAAAGGTGCTCGCCGACTTCATGGTCTTTGAGGCCAGCCTCCTCGAAAAAATCACCGGCCTGCGCAGCGCAGTCCACGCCCTGCCTGCTGGAGCGGACGGCCATGCCCTCACGAAAGTTGAAACCGCCTCTAGAGAGCTGATGGGTGGCTTGCGCATCGCTTTCGAGGCCTACCCTGACCTGAAAGCATCAGAAGCGGCAAACAACATGATGCGTGAAATTGCCGAACAACAAGAGAACGTCGGCGCGGCCATCACCATCTACAACCGCAACGTCGAACTGTTCAACAACACCGTCGAAATGTTCCCCGGCTCGGTCGTCAATGGCCTGTTCAACAAGAAAACTCGCGTTACGCCATTCACCGATACCGAAGCTTCGCAGAGTTTCTCTTACACCCCGAATATCTAA
- a CDS encoding aromatic alcohol reductase, with amino-acid sequence MTEATHPSPQSILVLGAGELGLPVLRNLARVAERSTGSTISVLLRDSTINTQVPEKKREVDELRSLGIQMVAADLVKDSIDQLAEVFAAFDTVIGCAGMVAGRETPMKLATAALKSGVKRYFPWQFGVDFEVIGRGSPQDLFDAQLDVRELLRAQDKTEWVIISTGMFTSFLFEPVFEVVDFENHTVNALGSLETSVTLTTPEDIGKLTADIVFFEPRFRNEIVYLSGDTVTYGQVASLLERVLGRPFKRNVWTVPYLMQELEKDPTHHIKKYRAVFAQGRGVSWPKAGTFNEQKSIQVTTAEQWARDNLAVD; translated from the coding sequence ATGACCGAAGCGACCCACCCTTCCCCACAATCCATTCTCGTACTCGGCGCCGGCGAACTCGGCCTGCCGGTGCTGCGCAATCTTGCGCGGGTAGCCGAGCGCTCGACCGGCAGCACCATCAGCGTCCTGCTCAGGGATTCGACCATCAACACGCAAGTCCCTGAGAAAAAGCGGGAAGTCGATGAACTGCGCAGTCTGGGTATCCAGATGGTCGCTGCAGACTTGGTTAAAGATTCCATCGATCAACTGGCCGAAGTGTTCGCAGCATTCGACACCGTCATAGGCTGCGCCGGCATGGTCGCGGGCCGTGAAACGCCGATGAAACTGGCCACAGCAGCGCTAAAGTCCGGCGTGAAGCGCTACTTCCCCTGGCAGTTCGGCGTCGATTTCGAAGTGATTGGTCGGGGCAGCCCACAGGATTTGTTCGATGCGCAACTCGACGTGCGCGAGTTGCTCCGCGCCCAGGATAAAACCGAATGGGTGATCATCTCGACCGGCATGTTCACCAGCTTCCTGTTCGAGCCAGTATTTGAAGTCGTCGACTTTGAGAACCACACCGTCAACGCCTTGGGCAGCCTGGAAACCAGCGTGACGCTCACGACACCGGAGGACATCGGCAAGCTGACAGCGGACATCGTTTTCTTCGAACCGCGCTTTCGCAATGAGATCGTCTACCTGTCTGGCGACACGGTGACGTATGGGCAGGTGGCGAGCCTGCTTGAACGCGTGCTGGGGCGGCCGTTCAAGCGTAACGTCTGGACGGTTCCGTACCTGATGCAGGAACTGGAAAAAGACCCCACTCACCACATCAAAAAATACCGCGCCGTATTTGCCCAAGGCAGAGGCGTGTCGTGGCCGAAAGCGGGGACGTTCAACGAACAGAAGTCGATTCAGGTCACTACGGCTGAACAGTGGGCTCGGGATAACCTGGCAGTCGATTGA
- a CDS encoding helix-turn-helix domain-containing protein — MTDEETLSQAEAICQTLRRDDDGVRREVLAHAGSRWSLGILHALGVYGTMRHAEIKRQMTGVTQRMLTKTLRALERDGLLIRRELDQVPPHVEYELTALGMELLVRMSPIWTWVVEHVDDFREARRVFDGQSGKKPSWQVPVVGLVDSEGAD; from the coding sequence ATGACCGATGAGGAAACCCTTAGCCAGGCAGAAGCGATCTGCCAGACGCTAAGACGAGACGATGATGGCGTGCGGCGCGAAGTCCTGGCTCACGCCGGTAGCCGCTGGTCACTGGGCATCCTGCATGCCCTGGGTGTGTACGGCACGATGCGTCATGCCGAGATCAAACGGCAAATGACGGGCGTGACTCAGCGCATGTTGACCAAGACTCTGCGTGCACTGGAACGCGATGGTCTGCTGATACGGCGGGAGTTGGATCAAGTGCCGCCCCATGTTGAGTACGAGCTGACGGCGTTGGGGATGGAGTTGTTGGTTCGTATGTCGCCGATTTGGACGTGGGTTGTGGAGCACGTCGATGATTTTCGCGAGGCGCGTCGGGTGTTTGATGGTCAGAGTGGGAAAAAGCCTTCGTGGCAGGTTCCGGTCGTGGGGCTGGTTGATTCAGAAGGGGCTGATTGA
- a CDS encoding DUF4880 domain-containing protein, producing the protein MNIFRLTPAEPSAADILHSEARDWLVLLTSGRATVADARALREWCAQSAEHARAFEDAKRLWQQLQPAMEQMQAPRGFGRRAFLGGAIAASAAFLLVRGTIPGGFEGLGADYITEVGQQRRFEPAQGVSLELNTQTRINQRAVSEGVQGFELVSGEVEVQTARLPLAMQAGGGWLRASQGRFNLRNTDQQVCVTCLDGAVEVDVEGRSVRLEPGQQVTYDARQVGSVQSVDTAAVMNWRQQVLVFNGATLSQMIDEINRYRPGMLLLLNRELGQRRVQARFSLDQLAGVALLIRDAYGVKCTELPGGVVVLS; encoded by the coding sequence TTGAACATCTTTCGACTGACACCTGCCGAGCCATCGGCGGCCGATATTCTGCACAGCGAAGCCCGCGACTGGCTGGTCCTGCTGACCTCCGGCCGCGCCACCGTGGCCGACGCCCGCGCCCTGCGCGAATGGTGCGCGCAGAGTGCCGAACATGCCCGCGCGTTCGAAGATGCCAAGCGGTTGTGGCAACAACTGCAACCGGCCATGGAGCAAATGCAGGCGCCGCGTGGGTTTGGCCGTCGTGCCTTTCTCGGTGGGGCGATTGCTGCGTCGGCGGCGTTTTTGCTGGTGCGCGGGACGATTCCTGGTGGTTTTGAAGGGCTGGGTGCTGACTACATAACTGAGGTTGGCCAGCAGCGCCGATTTGAACCGGCGCAGGGTGTGAGCCTGGAGCTGAATACTCAGACGCGGATTAATCAGCGTGCAGTGTCTGAGGGTGTGCAGGGGTTTGAGCTGGTCAGTGGCGAAGTCGAAGTGCAGACCGCGCGGTTGCCGTTGGCGATGCAGGCTGGAGGAGGGTGGTTGCGCGCCAGTCAGGGGCGTTTCAACCTGCGTAATACCGATCAACAAGTCTGTGTGACTTGTCTCGATGGTGCGGTTGAAGTGGATGTTGAAGGTCGCAGCGTGCGCCTCGAACCGGGCCAGCAAGTCACCTACGACGCACGGCAAGTCGGCAGCGTACAAAGCGTCGACACAGCCGCCGTGATGAACTGGCGCCAACAAGTGCTGGTGTTCAACGGCGCAACCCTCAGCCAGATGATCGACGAGATCAACCGGTATCGGCCGGGGATGTTGTTGCTGCTTAATCGTGAGCTTGGGCAGCGGCGGGTGCAGGCGCGCTTTAGCCTTGATCAACTTGCTGGCGTTGCATTGCTGATTCGCGATGCTTATGGCGTCAAATGCACCGAGCTGCCTGGTGGTGTCGTTGTTTTGAGCTAG
- the gspH gene encoding type II secretion system minor pseudopilin GspH, whose amino-acid sequence MNRQQGFTLIELMVVLVIIGIASAAISLSIKPDPLQLLRKDAERVAQLLQVAQAEARADGRPIVWVSDAKGFRFSRRSDSGKGFDHFAQDPQLRPRAWQSPKMEVRVEPKQRVVLNAEWINPPLQLTLSDGLNRLSVLRDGSGRISLQ is encoded by the coding sequence ATGAACAGGCAACAGGGTTTTACGCTGATCGAGTTGATGGTGGTGCTGGTGATCATTGGCATCGCCAGTGCGGCGATCAGCTTGAGTATCAAGCCCGATCCTTTGCAGTTGCTGCGCAAGGATGCCGAGCGGGTGGCGCAGTTGCTTCAGGTGGCGCAGGCTGAGGCGCGCGCCGATGGCCGGCCGATTGTGTGGGTGAGTGATGCCAAGGGGTTTCGGTTTAGTCGGCGCAGTGACAGTGGCAAGGGGTTTGATCATTTCGCGCAGGATCCGCAGTTGCGGCCGCGTGCCTGGCAGAGTCCGAAGATGGAGGTGCGGGTGGAGCCGAAACAGAGGGTTGTGCTGAACGCTGAGTGGATCAATCCGCCGCTGCAATTGACGTTGTCGGATGGCTTGAATCGCTTGAGTGTGCTGCGTGATGGCAGTGGAAGGATCAGCCTGCAATGA
- a CDS encoding GNAT family N-acetyltransferase: protein MPASADQNSAVVLCAASNNDLEDLAAIRIEAMRESLERLGRFDPDRARERFLAGFDANSTRRIEVSGGLVGFVVIKDQQNELLLDHLYLVPSAQGAGIGSEVLTRIFREADEIGRPIKVGALKESASNRFYTRHGFVFVESGEFDNYYVRASGNALNLGD from the coding sequence ATGCCAGCCTCCGCAGATCAAAACTCCGCTGTCGTTTTATGCGCAGCTTCCAATAACGACCTGGAAGATCTGGCAGCCATCAGGATTGAGGCCATGCGCGAGAGCCTCGAACGGCTTGGAAGATTTGACCCAGATCGTGCGCGCGAACGATTTCTTGCTGGGTTCGACGCTAACAGCACACGCCGCATAGAAGTATCAGGTGGTCTGGTCGGTTTTGTCGTAATCAAAGACCAGCAGAACGAGCTGCTGCTTGACCACTTGTACTTGGTACCCAGTGCTCAAGGAGCAGGAATCGGCTCTGAAGTGCTTACTCGGATTTTCAGAGAGGCTGATGAGATCGGGCGTCCCATCAAGGTGGGTGCTCTCAAGGAAAGCGCTTCAAATCGCTTTTACACTCGCCATGGCTTCGTGTTCGTCGAAAGCGGTGAATTCGATAATTATTATGTCCGGGCTAGCGGTAATGCCCTTAATTTGGGCGACTAG
- a CDS encoding secretin and TonB N-terminal domain-containing protein has translation MCLGWLLGCAAGHAMADAVPADLRMTLHIPAQDLAHALDQYSHATGVAVLVDSQLSRGRRSLAVDGEYTAADALRRLLGGSGLMARYARDDAFTLQVAQVEHVPAPPQKQTPESVAVNRSYATAVQAAIERNLCRSPLTRPGSYRAVLQVWVGRDGLVQHNRLVTSTGDVRRDNALVESFRNLKIDRPTPSALRQPVTLLLLPESSGKRMECTKWEGVSGG, from the coding sequence ATGTGTCTGGGGTGGCTGCTTGGCTGTGCGGCGGGCCACGCCATGGCCGACGCGGTGCCGGCGGACTTGCGCATGACGCTGCACATTCCGGCACAGGATCTGGCGCACGCGCTGGATCAGTACAGCCACGCCACTGGCGTTGCGGTGCTGGTCGACAGTCAGTTGAGTCGCGGCCGACGTTCGCTCGCGGTGGACGGCGAATACACCGCCGCCGATGCCCTGCGTCGATTGCTCGGCGGCAGCGGTTTGATGGCGCGGTATGCCCGCGACGATGCGTTTACCTTGCAAGTGGCGCAGGTCGAACACGTACCGGCGCCGCCACAAAAACAGACGCCGGAAAGCGTCGCGGTCAACCGCAGTTACGCCACGGCGGTGCAGGCGGCGATCGAACGCAACCTGTGCCGCTCGCCGCTGACGCGGCCGGGCAGTTATCGCGCGGTGTTGCAGGTCTGGGTTGGCCGCGACGGCTTGGTGCAGCACAACCGGTTGGTCACTTCGACCGGAGATGTACGGCGCGACAACGCGCTGGTGGAAAGCTTTCGCAATCTCAAGATCGACCGGCCGACGCCCAGCGCCTTGCGTCAGCCGGTCACGTTGCTGTTGTTACCGGAGTCGTCAGGGAAACGCATGGAATGCACCAAATGGGAAGGAGTTTCCGGGGGATGA
- a CDS encoding PLP-dependent aminotransferase family protein — MELHVVINGRKDLAGQLYQQLRGAIESGRLAAGTQLPPSRLLAEQLGISRKTISDTYAQLTYENFLTGVIGKGTYVNARPAQIQRKQSHSELASAEVIESWRNLPVFLRHPTLEGSLRYDFIGGATSKGQFPQDDWRRCVAHAMRQMSQSKGFYSVAEGLPALRNAIARHIAFSRGVNCQDEDIVVCNGAQQALDLIARVLIRPGSLVAMEDPGYPPARLLFGTHGAEVVGIPVDAEGIQVEHIPDGTRLIYVTPSHQFPLGMPMSQARREALLARAHELGAIIIEDDYDSEFRYEGRPTDSLYNLDQRGIVAYVGTFSKTLLPELRLGYAILPPAILEAVIRAKQLTDLHASTLPQWALAKFIAEGCLLKHIRRCHAIYAQRRERILARMADDLSPWLEAVPASAGFHMAVFCKVPIDLPLVIELAKKVEVGLYSINGFYHQQPTKNGLYFGFGAIETLDIDIALDRLRDILQQVA, encoded by the coding sequence ATGGAACTTCACGTCGTGATCAACGGCCGCAAGGATCTTGCCGGTCAGTTGTATCAGCAACTGCGCGGCGCCATTGAATCCGGGCGCCTGGCCGCCGGCACGCAACTGCCACCCAGCCGCCTGCTCGCCGAGCAACTGGGCATCTCGCGCAAGACCATTTCCGACACCTACGCGCAGCTGACCTACGAAAACTTCCTCACCGGAGTGATCGGCAAAGGCACCTACGTCAACGCGCGTCCGGCGCAGATCCAGCGCAAGCAAAGCCACAGCGAACTGGCCAGTGCCGAAGTGATCGAGAGCTGGCGCAATCTGCCGGTGTTTCTGCGCCACCCGACGCTGGAAGGCTCGCTGCGTTATGACTTTATCGGTGGCGCCACCAGCAAGGGCCAGTTTCCGCAGGATGACTGGCGCCGCTGCGTCGCCCATGCGATGCGCCAGATGAGCCAGTCCAAGGGTTTCTACAGTGTCGCCGAAGGCCTGCCGGCGCTGCGCAATGCGATTGCCCGGCACATCGCGTTTTCCCGTGGGGTGAATTGTCAGGACGAAGACATCGTCGTATGCAACGGCGCGCAACAGGCGCTGGACCTGATCGCCCGCGTGCTGATCCGCCCGGGCAGTCTGGTGGCGATGGAAGATCCCGGTTATCCGCCGGCGCGTCTGCTGTTCGGCACCCATGGGGCCGAGGTGGTCGGGATTCCGGTGGATGCCGAGGGCATTCAGGTTGAGCACATTCCCGATGGGACGCGCCTCATCTATGTCACGCCTTCGCACCAGTTCCCGCTGGGCATGCCGATGAGTCAGGCGCGCCGCGAAGCCCTACTGGCCCGCGCTCATGAACTGGGCGCGATCATCATCGAGGACGACTATGACAGTGAGTTTCGCTACGAAGGTCGGCCGACCGATTCGCTGTACAACCTCGACCAGCGCGGCATCGTCGCCTACGTCGGGACGTTCTCGAAAACCCTGCTGCCGGAGCTGCGTCTGGGTTATGCAATTCTGCCGCCGGCCATTCTCGAAGCGGTGATCCGCGCCAAGCAACTGACCGATCTGCACGCTTCGACCCTGCCGCAATGGGCGTTGGCCAAGTTCATCGCCGAGGGTTGCCTGCTCAAACATATCCGCCGATGTCATGCGATCTACGCCCAACGCCGCGAGCGGATTCTGGCGCGCATGGCGGATGATTTGTCGCCATGGCTTGAGGCTGTGCCGGCCAGTGCCGGGTTTCATATGGCGGTGTTCTGCAAGGTGCCGATCGACTTGCCGCTGGTGATCGAACTGGCAAAAAAAGTCGAAGTCGGGCTGTACTCGATCAATGGTTTCTATCATCAACAGCCCACGAAAAACGGCCTGTACTTCGGCTTCGGCGCCATCGAAACCCTCGACATCGACATTGCGCTGGATCGCCTGCGCGACATCCTCCAGCAGGTCGCCTGA
- a CDS encoding type II secretion system protein N yields the protein MTFTARVSPPQMAQALALLAALVGVATWSSLLLTSAESHTPAAAPQLLAARSDSPALQWFSNQTAPMDIKVSGVMAGSRGAVAILSLNDGPPRSFLQGEKVGPGVRLVAVEGDGVVIEQGGERVRLGVERLVEGVVLPRLVRP from the coding sequence ATGACCTTCACCGCACGCGTTTCCCCACCCCAAATGGCCCAGGCCCTCGCGCTGCTCGCCGCGCTGGTCGGCGTGGCGACATGGTCGTCGCTGCTACTGACCTCCGCCGAATCACACACCCCGGCAGCCGCCCCGCAGTTGCTGGCGGCGCGCAGTGATAGCCCGGCATTGCAGTGGTTTTCCAATCAAACGGCGCCGATGGACATCAAGGTGAGCGGGGTGATGGCGGGGAGTCGGGGGGCGGTGGCGATACTGAGTTTGAACGATGGGCCGCCGAGGAGTTTTTTGCAGGGGGAGAAGGTGGGGCCTGGGGTGAGGTTGGTGGCGGTGGAGGGGGATGGGGTGGTGATTGAGCAGGGTGGGGAGAGGGTGCGGTTGGGGGTTGAGAGGTTGGTGGAGGGGGTGGTGTTGCCGAGGTTGGTGAGGCCGTGA
- a CDS encoding carboxymuconolactone decarboxylase family protein: MSPRLDYYNASPKAMKAMIAMEALTANLSIEQPLLQLIRIRASQLNGCAFCTDMHSVDARRAGESDRRLYAIAVWRDSNFFNPRERAALAWAEAVTLLADSRVPDEVYQQAREQFSEGELVDLTMAVTTINSWNRLAVSFRQTPSD; encoded by the coding sequence ATGTCCCCGCGCCTGGATTACTACAACGCTTCGCCCAAGGCGATGAAAGCGATGATTGCCATGGAGGCGCTGACCGCCAACCTCAGCATCGAACAGCCGCTGCTGCAATTGATCCGGATCCGCGCCTCGCAGCTCAATGGCTGCGCGTTCTGCACCGACATGCATTCGGTCGATGCGCGGAGGGCGGGGGAGAGTGATCGGCGCTTGTATGCGATCGCGGTGTGGCGTGACAGCAACTTCTTCAACCCGCGTGAGCGTGCGGCGCTGGCTTGGGCCGAGGCGGTGACACTGTTAGCTGACAGCCGCGTGCCCGATGAGGTTTATCAGCAGGCCCGCGAGCAATTCAGCGAAGGCGAACTGGTCGATCTGACCATGGCCGTGACCACCATCAACAGTTGGAATCGCCTCGCAGTAAGCTTCCGCCAAACCCCAAGCGATTGA
- a CDS encoding RNA polymerase sigma factor, which produces MKDTGQGSMVQLFLTSYEDFRVRLRRRLGSEDLANDVLHETYLRVDRMETPPNVLRPNAYLYRMALNIAADRRQADARLLTGEEVEELLQIGDEALDPARVVGGQKEIQTLLSALYELPARRRKIFIAARLEEAPHLEISQRFGISTRMVEKEIKAALGFCAAKLERKVFQRFGRGAGKPSSE; this is translated from the coding sequence ATGAAAGACACCGGACAAGGTTCGATGGTCCAACTGTTCCTGACGTCCTACGAGGACTTTCGGGTGCGCCTGCGCCGGCGTCTCGGTTCGGAAGATCTGGCCAACGATGTGCTGCACGAAACCTACCTGCGGGTCGACCGCATGGAGACGCCGCCGAACGTCCTGCGGCCGAATGCCTACCTCTATCGCATGGCCCTGAACATCGCCGCCGACCGCCGTCAGGCCGATGCGCGCCTGCTCACCGGCGAGGAAGTCGAGGAGCTGCTGCAAATCGGCGACGAAGCCCTCGATCCCGCGCGAGTAGTGGGCGGGCAAAAGGAAATCCAGACACTGCTCAGTGCGTTGTACGAGCTGCCCGCACGGCGCCGGAAGATCTTCATCGCGGCGCGTCTGGAGGAGGCGCCGCACCTGGAAATCTCGCAGCGTTTCGGCATTTCCACGCGCATGGTCGAGAAGGAAATCAAAGCTGCGTTGGGCTTTTGTGCCGCGAAACTGGAAAGAAAAGTGTTTCAGCGGTTCGGTCGCGGGGCCGGAAAACCGTCTTCTGAATAG
- a CDS encoding DUF4952 domain-containing protein, with translation MNRLISLLFLISLSMLASCAMAKPRCDDFLAKLSDKPDFVEYVECTQNNDEQGKPLIARYRVKGSDALEAEKYMNQTFNLPMLRFICCGWDSTFYSYRDKKTQRWYLLGMGSEETPVNKRNSWSEIKFFNITVSINTEEI, from the coding sequence ATGAACAGACTAATCTCCTTACTTTTTTTGATAAGTTTATCAATGCTTGCCAGCTGCGCGATGGCTAAGCCTCGATGCGATGACTTTCTAGCAAAACTAAGCGACAAGCCTGATTTTGTAGAGTACGTGGAATGCACTCAAAACAATGATGAACAGGGAAAGCCTCTCATTGCTCGGTACCGCGTAAAAGGCTCAGACGCCCTTGAGGCGGAAAAATACATGAACCAGACTTTCAACCTTCCGATGCTCCGGTTTATCTGCTGCGGCTGGGACTCAACATTTTATTCTTATCGCGATAAAAAAACACAGCGATGGTATCTGCTCGGCATGGGCTCCGAGGAGACGCCGGTGAACAAACGTAATTCGTGGTCAGAAATAAAATTCTTCAACATCACTGTATCAATCAATACCGAAGAGATCTGA
- a CDS encoding PAAR domain-containing protein — translation MSGKPAARVTDATDCPMPGHGTNPITSGSPDVFFDGLSAARQTDTTACGSQISDNVITSVLINGKPAVVTGSLGSHGNVVVGGSGTIIIGNTGGGASFTPIIPISFGFDEQFTLLDTEGEPVADFAYKVTTASGKIFRGVTNELGKTQRIPTSVVEDLHLEPDDIA, via the coding sequence ATGAGTGGTAAACCTGCAGCCCGTGTTACTGACGCTACAGATTGCCCGATGCCGGGTCATGGCACGAACCCTATAACCAGCGGCTCTCCAGACGTTTTTTTTGACGGCTTGAGCGCAGCCAGGCAAACGGACACAACAGCCTGTGGAAGCCAGATTTCGGACAACGTCATTACCAGCGTGCTGATCAATGGCAAGCCGGCGGTCGTTACTGGAAGTTTAGGGAGCCATGGGAACGTAGTCGTGGGTGGATCTGGCACCATCATCATTGGTAACACCGGAGGCGGAGCGTCCTTTACTCCGATTATTCCGATATCGTTCGGCTTCGATGAGCAATTCACCCTGCTCGATACGGAAGGTGAGCCCGTAGCAGATTTTGCCTACAAGGTGACCACCGCATCTGGAAAGATTTTCAGAGGCGTAACGAACGAATTGGGGAAAACCCAGCGGATACCGACCTCGGTTGTTGAAGATTTGCATCTGGAACCTGACGACATCGCTTAA
- a CDS encoding cupin domain-containing protein has protein sequence MKTLPFFAAALALSLCTSAAFAHDPSEKVTVLQDQMLKNAPGKKAMMIEVDYKPGQSSIAHKHDGTAMAYVLEGEVISQVKGEQPITYKKGQFWYEPAGSEHLVSKNASQSKPAKLLVFMVLAPDEQVLIPLKN, from the coding sequence ATGAAAACCCTGCCCTTCTTCGCCGCCGCCCTAGCCTTGAGCCTTTGCACCTCGGCCGCCTTCGCCCACGATCCCTCGGAAAAAGTCACCGTCCTGCAAGACCAGATGCTGAAAAACGCCCCCGGCAAAAAAGCCATGATGATCGAAGTCGACTACAAACCCGGCCAGTCCTCCATCGCCCATAAACACGACGGCACCGCGATGGCCTATGTGCTCGAAGGCGAAGTGATTTCCCAGGTCAAAGGTGAACAACCGATTACCTACAAGAAGGGCCAGTTCTGGTACGAACCAGCCGGCTCCGAGCATCTGGTGTCGAAAAATGCCAGCCAAAGCAAACCTGCGAAGTTGCTGGTGTTCATGGTGCTGGCCCCGGATGAACAAGTGTTGATCCCGTTGAAAAACTGA
- a CDS encoding prepilin-type N-terminal cleavage/methylation domain-containing protein, whose translation MKRQQGFTLIEVMVAILLMAVVSLIAWRGLDSVTRADSHLQASSEQSDGLLRALNQLQRDVDMRAGIELTEPKKVGVDDEPPSAPPALTVRSSDSKGFRLDIIRTAADQPGALQRVRWWVKGDTLYRAVAEARSRYPLPAPGNGVAVLSDVSDVQVRVWEVDKGWRQLSGNRREDPLGLEIRLSRGTAQGVEKYRQVIGPLQ comes from the coding sequence ATGAAGCGCCAGCAAGGGTTTACGTTGATTGAGGTGATGGTCGCGATTTTGCTGATGGCGGTGGTGAGTTTGATTGCCTGGCGGGGGCTGGACAGTGTGACGCGGGCGGACAGTCATTTGCAGGCCAGCAGTGAGCAGAGTGACGGTTTGTTGCGGGCGCTGAATCAGTTGCAGCGGGATGTGGATATGCGGGCGGGGATTGAGTTGACCGAGCCGAAGAAGGTTGGCGTGGATGATGAGCCGCCGAGCGCCCCGCCGGCTCTGACTGTGCGCAGTAGCGACAGTAAGGGTTTTCGTCTGGACATTATTCGCACGGCGGCGGATCAGCCGGGGGCTTTGCAGCGGGTGCGGTGGTGGGTCAAGGGCGACACGTTGTATCGGGCGGTGGCTGAGGCGCGGAGTCGGTATCCGTTGCCGGCGCCTGGGAATGGGGTTGCTGTTTTGAGTGATGTCAGTGATGTGCAGGTGCGGGTTTGGGAGGTGGATAAGGGGTGGCGGCAGTTGAGTGGGAATCGGCGGGAGGATCCGTTGGGGTTGGAGATTCGCTTGAGTCGGGGGACGGCGCAGGGGGTGGAGAAGTATCGGCAGGTGATTGGGCCGTTGCAGTAG